Proteins encoded within one genomic window of Setaria italica strain Yugu1 chromosome IV, Setaria_italica_v2.0, whole genome shotgun sequence:
- the LOC101752832 gene encoding spastin — MSFLRTLADTFSSLLFSSGGGAPMDAAGAAPSPAAVVGERVALKLRGYFELAKEEIDKAMRAEEWGLPDDATAHYRNAMRVMLEAKAARVPDAVSSSERGQVRVYQEKIAKWQTQVEERLRVLGQRSGGGAAASVVPKKVIASNLINRTAKPAPSSIQKSTLQNSPTFNRGGQASTHQRISSGGSKPVQKAGGSYDDKLAEMINTTIVDRSPAVKWDDVAGLDKAKQALMEMVILPTKRRDLFTGLRRPARGLLLFGPPGNGKTMLAKAVASESEATFFNVSASSLTSKWVGEAEKLVRTLFMVAIERQPSVIFMDEIDSVMSTRLANENDASRRLKSEFLIQFDGVSSNPDDLVIVIGATNKPQELDDAVLRRLVKRIYVPLPDPNVRRLLLKNQLKGQAFKLSNYDLERLAVETEGYSGSDLRALCEEAAMMPIRELGPQNILTIKANQLRPLKYEDFKNAMTVIRPSLQKSKWDELEKWNEEFGSS, encoded by the exons ATGAGCTTTCTCCGCACGCTCGCGGACACGTTCTCCTCGCTGCTCTTCTCGTCGGGAGGCGGGGCGCCCATggacgcggcgggggcggcgccgtcgccggctgcgGTGGTGGGGGAGCGCGTGGCGTTGAAGCTAAGGGGCTACTTCGAGCTCGCCAAGGAGGAGATCGACAAGGCCATGCGCGCCGAGGAGTGGGGGCTCCCCGACGACGCCACCGCGCACTACCGCAACGCGATGCGCGTCATGCTCGAGGCCAAGGCCGCGCGGGTCCCCGACGCCGTCTCCTCCAG CGAGAGGGGCCAGGTCAGGGTGTACCAGGAGAAGATCGCCAAGTGGCAGACGCAGGTCGAGGAGCGGCTCAGAGTGCTTGGCCAGAGAAGTGGTGGAG GAGCTGCTGCTTCAGTAGTGCCGAAGAAG GTTATTGCAAGCAATCTTATTAATAGGACAGCAAAACCAGCACCAAGTAGCATCCAAAAGTCTACTTTGCAGAATAGCCCTACCTTCAACAGAGGTGGCCAAGCATCTACACATCAGAGGATTAGCAGTGGAGGTTCCAAACCTGTTCAAAAGGCTGGCGGAAGCTATGATGACAAGCTTGCTGAAATGATTAATACAACCATTGTGGACAGAAGCCCCGCTGTTAAATGGGATGATGTTG CTGGTCTCGACAAGGCAAAGCAAGCACTCATGGAAATGGTTATTTTGCCTACTAAACGAAGGGATTTATTCACCGGACTTCGGAGACCTGCTAGGG GTTTGCTTCTCTTTGGTCCGCCTGGGAATGGAAAAACGATGCTTGCCAAAGCTGTTGCATCAGAATCTGAAGCAACATTTTTTAATGTTTCGGCTTCTTCATTGACATCAAAGTGG GTTGGAGAAGCTGAAAAGCTTGTCCGGACACTTTTCATGGTTGCTATTGAGAGACAACCATCTGTTATTTTTATGGATGAG ATTGATAGCGTCATGTCTACAAGGTTAGCTAATGAGAATGACGCTAGCAGGCGATTGAAATCTGAATTCCTTATCCAGTTTGATGGGGTGTCCTCAAACCCGGATGATTTAGTAATTGTTATAG GGGCTACTAATAAACCTCAAGAGTTGGATGACGCTGTTCTTCGAAGACTG GTGAAGAGAATATATGTACCACTACCTGATCCAAATGTACGGAGGTTACTTCTGAAAAATCAGCTCAAAGGACAAGCATTCAAACTGTCGA ATTATGATTTGGAAAGACTTGCTGTGGAGACTGAAG GATATTCTGGAAGCGACCTGAGGGCCTTGTGCGAGGAAGCTGCAATGATGCCAATAAGAGAGCTTGGTCCACAGAATATTCTTACTATTAAAGCAAACCAG TTGCGACCTTTGAAGTACGAAGACTTCAAGAACGCGATGACTGTGATCAGGCCGAGCTTGCAGAAGAGCAAGTGGGACGAGCTGGAGAAGTGGAACGAGGAATTTGGCTCGAGCTGA